The following nucleotide sequence is from Actinomycetota bacterium.
GTTGGATGCTGATGTGATGCGCGAGACCGCCGCCCACAGCGAACCCGAGGCGCTCGACGCGATCGGCCACCGCCTGCGGGAGGAACGCGTTCGGGCGGGCCTCAGCCAGCGTGAGCTGGCGCGCCGGGTCGGTCTCTCCGCGAGCCTGATCTCGCAACTGGAGAGCGGGCAGTCCCGGCCGTCGGTCGGCACGCTGTACTCGATCGTCACGGAGCTCGGCGTCTCGCTCGACCGGGTGATCAGGGGTGGAGACTTCCGGGAACCCGACGGCTCCGGCGAGATCGATCCCGCTCACCGCTCTCCGGTCGTACACCCCGGGGAACGGCCGGCGATCGATCTCGACTCCGGCGTGCGCTGGGAGGAACTCGCGGCCGAGCAAGAGGGCGTCGACTTCCTGATCGCGATCTACGAGGTGGGCGGCGCGTCCACCCCCGACCGGTCCCTGATCCGCCACAACGGCCGGGAGTACGGATACGTGATCAACGGCACGTTGAGCGTGCAGATCGGGTTCTCCGAGCACCGGCTGCATCCGGGGGACTCGATCGCCTTCGACTCGACCACCCCGCATCGTCTGTTCAACTCGGGCGACGTGCCCGTCGAGGCGATCTGGTTCGTGGTGGGACGC
It contains:
- a CDS encoding helix-turn-helix domain-containing protein, encoding MRETAAHSEPEALDAIGHRLREERVRAGLSQRELARRVGLSASLISQLESGQSRPSVGTLYSIVTELGVSLDRVIRGGDFREPDGSGEIDPAHRSPVVHPGERPAIDLDSGVRWEELAAEQEGVDFLIAIYEVGGASTPDRSLIRHNGREYGYVINGTLSVQIGFSEHRLHPGDSIAFDSTTPHRLFNSGDVPVEAIWFVVGRGDEAHGHE